Proteins from one Candidatus Sulfotelmatobacter sp. genomic window:
- a CDS encoding glycosyltransferase family 2 protein — protein sequence MNTSLFAHVLQTYVVIVIAVMCVYAVRHFWFSISRLSMTQRPSFQDLYDDELPAITVVVPMHNEATVARDALEALLNADYPPDRLEIIPIDDQSRDATTSILAEYADRHPIVRPLYVLRGARGKQNSLNVVLRIAKHPIVLVFDADYTPGPGLLRELGAAFTDPEVGAVMGRVVPRNTGRNLLTRLLSLERSGGYQVDQQARFNLDLLPQYGGTVGGFRRELVERIGGFHEETLAEDTDLTVRLYAQGWKVVYANRAECYEEVPHQWSVRFRQLRRWSRGHNRAMLRNLSAIVRSEHLSFIQRLDGVLLLLVYAIPPLLLGGLAANVVLFYMGAMPVIASILIGFFIVGYNAVGNFAPVYEIGAAELLDGGVERIYLLPLLFTLFLFNSAAVSAGVFDTIGDVLKSRSVRWDKTGRARRPEAPGRA from the coding sequence GTGAACACGTCGCTCTTCGCCCACGTGCTTCAAACGTACGTCGTGATCGTCATCGCGGTCATGTGCGTGTACGCGGTCCGTCACTTCTGGTTCAGCATCAGCCGGCTCTCGATGACGCAGCGCCCCTCGTTCCAGGATCTGTACGACGACGAGTTGCCCGCGATCACCGTCGTCGTCCCCATGCACAACGAAGCGACGGTCGCGCGCGATGCGCTCGAAGCACTGTTGAACGCGGACTATCCGCCGGACCGCCTCGAGATCATCCCCATCGACGATCAATCGCGGGACGCGACCACCTCGATCTTGGCCGAGTACGCGGACCGCCACCCGATCGTGCGGCCGCTCTACGTTCTGCGCGGCGCGCGCGGAAAGCAGAACAGCCTCAACGTCGTGCTGCGCATCGCCAAGCACCCGATCGTGCTGGTGTTCGACGCCGACTATACGCCGGGTCCGGGATTGCTGCGCGAGCTCGGTGCGGCGTTCACGGATCCCGAAGTCGGCGCGGTGATGGGTCGCGTCGTCCCGCGCAACACCGGCCGCAACCTGCTCACGCGCCTGCTCTCGCTGGAACGCTCCGGCGGCTACCAGGTCGATCAGCAGGCACGCTTCAACCTGGACCTGCTGCCGCAGTACGGCGGAACCGTGGGCGGGTTCCGGCGTGAGCTCGTCGAGCGCATCGGCGGCTTTCACGAAGAGACCCTGGCCGAGGACACCGACCTCACGGTGCGCTTGTACGCGCAAGGCTGGAAGGTCGTCTATGCCAACCGCGCCGAGTGCTACGAAGAGGTGCCGCACCAGTGGTCGGTGCGCTTCCGGCAGCTGCGCCGGTGGTCGCGCGGCCACAACCGGGCGATGCTCAGGAACTTGAGCGCCATCGTGCGGTCCGAGCATCTCTCGTTCATCCAGCGTCTCGACGGCGTGCTGCTGCTGCTGGTGTACGCGATTCCGCCGCTGCTGCTTGGCGGCCTCGCGGCGAACGTCGTGCTGTTCTACATGGGGGCGATGCCGGTCATCGCCTCGATCCTGATCGGCTTTTTCATCGTCGGCTACAATGCGGTCGGGAACTTCGCTCCGGTGTACGAGATCGGCGCCGCCGAGCTGCTGGACGGCGGCGTCGAGCGCATTTATCTCCTGCCGCTGCTGTTCACGCTCTTCTTGTTCAACTCGGCCGCGGTCAGCGCGGGCGTGTTCGATACCATCGGCGACGTGCTCAAGAGCCGTTCGGTGCGCTGGGACAAAACCGGCCGCGCTCGGCGGCCGGAAGCGCCGGGACGAGCATGA